The proteins below are encoded in one region of Paenarthrobacter ilicis:
- a CDS encoding Bug family tripartite tricarboxylate transporter substrate binding protein, whose protein sequence is MRQIRALRVAAVAAGLALMATGCGATGKSSTGSETSGAAAGPISGLQIMVPNTPGGGYDTTARAAAKVLDDEKIANNTEVFNLAGAGGTVGLARVVNEKGNGDLAMLMGLGVVGASYTNKSQSKLTDTTPLAKLIEEPGAIMVSKDSPYKTIDDLVKAWKADPGSISVGGGSSPGGPDHLLPMQLAGAVGIDATKVNFVSYDGGGDLLPAILGNKLGFAASGAGEYLEQIKSGEVRVLATSGEKRLDGVDAPTLKESNIDLVFSNWRGVVAPPGISDADKQSLIAALEKMHASEGWKQALKTHSWTDAFVTGDEFKSFLTDQDKRVADVLTKLGLA, encoded by the coding sequence ATGCGCCAGATCCGCGCATTGCGAGTTGCCGCCGTCGCTGCTGGCCTCGCCCTGATGGCCACAGGCTGCGGTGCCACAGGCAAGAGCTCCACCGGTTCGGAAACCTCCGGCGCAGCAGCCGGCCCCATCAGCGGGCTCCAGATCATGGTGCCGAACACTCCCGGTGGCGGCTATGACACCACGGCCCGTGCAGCGGCCAAAGTCCTTGATGACGAGAAGATCGCCAACAATACCGAGGTCTTCAACCTCGCCGGCGCCGGCGGCACTGTAGGCCTGGCCCGCGTGGTCAATGAGAAGGGCAACGGCGATCTCGCAATGCTGATGGGCCTGGGCGTCGTGGGCGCCAGCTACACCAACAAGTCGCAGTCCAAACTGACGGACACCACACCCCTGGCGAAGCTCATTGAAGAACCGGGCGCCATCATGGTCAGCAAGGACTCCCCCTACAAGACGATCGACGATCTTGTGAAGGCCTGGAAGGCTGATCCGGGATCCATCTCCGTTGGCGGCGGCTCCTCCCCCGGCGGCCCTGACCACTTGCTGCCGATGCAGTTGGCCGGTGCCGTTGGCATCGACGCCACCAAGGTCAACTTTGTTTCCTACGACGGCGGTGGCGACCTCCTGCCCGCCATCCTGGGCAACAAGCTCGGCTTTGCCGCTTCCGGTGCCGGTGAGTACCTGGAGCAGATCAAGTCCGGCGAAGTCCGTGTGCTGGCCACCAGTGGTGAGAAGCGGCTGGACGGCGTGGATGCCCCTACGCTGAAGGAATCCAACATTGACCTGGTGTTCAGCAACTGGCGTGGCGTTGTGGCCCCTCCGGGCATCAGCGACGCCGACAAGCAGTCCCTGATTGCGGCGCTGGAGAAGATGCACGCTTCCGAGGGCTGGAAGCAAGCGCTGAAGACCCACAGCTGGACGGACGCGTTTGTCACCGGCGATGAGTTCAAATCCTTCCTGACCGACCAGGACAAGCGGGTGGCGGACGTCCTCACCAAGCTTGGCCTGGCGTGA
- a CDS encoding sensor histidine kinase, translating to MSLAGQYLVLQLLIVLAVLVAVVAISLAQSATAFERTEGRRALSAAEALGNNPTVRALLPTAEPRGGSALPAVAESVRTVSGSAHVALAKLDGTVITASDPGLIGRKLPLGESRVMEGRAWTGVLNANNSEVLSAHVPVIDDSGTMIGIASISRNYPSTLERLGDAVPNLLTYLGVASILGVAGSLLLSRRVKRQTLGMEPREITGLVENREAMLQGLKEGVVALDPHERITVANQSARQLLGLPADCVGKKLRSLSVDPALKTVLTRDQADPDQLVLVGERLVVMNRVALHSHGRDIGSVTTLRDRTELSSLESELGATRTVTNTLRAQAHEFANQLHVISGLIQIGEYDSVVQFVNGATVERTRLNDDVTSRIEDPALAALLIAKASLASERGVDVQLDPGSTLSPVPEELSRDITTVVGNLVDNAFDAVSGLAGASVSVLVVDSPDGVTVTVRDNGPGVPSDAAEDIFRQGFSTKDPGPGDARGFGLALSRVICRRSGGDLTVANNNGAVFTARFTKQDSHARKEASQP from the coding sequence ATGTCCCTCGCAGGGCAATACCTGGTACTGCAGTTGCTCATAGTGCTGGCCGTCCTGGTAGCTGTTGTGGCAATCTCGCTGGCACAATCAGCCACCGCTTTCGAACGGACAGAAGGCCGCCGGGCGTTATCCGCCGCCGAAGCCCTGGGCAACAACCCCACCGTACGGGCACTGCTGCCCACGGCAGAACCACGTGGCGGTTCGGCCCTTCCTGCTGTGGCCGAGTCCGTCCGGACAGTCTCCGGTTCAGCCCACGTTGCCTTGGCCAAACTGGACGGCACCGTCATCACCGCCTCCGACCCCGGACTGATAGGCCGCAAGCTTCCCCTGGGCGAAAGCCGGGTCATGGAGGGCCGTGCCTGGACCGGTGTACTCAACGCCAACAACAGCGAAGTCCTTTCCGCCCACGTTCCGGTCATCGACGACTCCGGAACCATGATCGGCATCGCCTCCATCAGCCGCAACTATCCCTCCACACTGGAACGCCTGGGGGACGCCGTGCCCAACCTGCTCACCTACCTGGGCGTTGCCAGCATCCTGGGGGTTGCCGGCTCGCTCTTGTTGTCCCGCCGCGTCAAACGGCAGACCCTGGGCATGGAACCACGGGAGATCACCGGCCTGGTGGAGAACCGGGAAGCCATGCTGCAGGGATTGAAAGAAGGCGTGGTGGCGTTGGATCCCCACGAGCGGATTACCGTGGCCAACCAGAGTGCCCGCCAGCTCCTCGGGTTGCCCGCGGACTGCGTTGGCAAGAAACTCCGATCCCTCTCCGTTGACCCGGCGCTGAAGACAGTCCTGACCCGCGACCAAGCCGACCCTGACCAACTGGTGCTGGTCGGCGAACGGCTGGTGGTGATGAACCGCGTAGCCCTTCACTCGCACGGGCGCGACATCGGTTCAGTGACAACCCTGAGGGACCGGACAGAACTCTCCTCCCTGGAGAGCGAACTGGGTGCCACCCGCACGGTCACCAACACGTTGCGGGCACAAGCGCACGAGTTCGCCAACCAGCTCCACGTCATCTCAGGCCTGATCCAGATTGGGGAATACGATTCCGTGGTGCAGTTCGTCAACGGCGCCACAGTGGAACGCACCCGGCTCAACGACGACGTCACCAGCCGCATCGAAGACCCCGCGCTCGCCGCCCTGCTGATCGCCAAGGCCAGCCTGGCCTCGGAGCGTGGCGTGGATGTGCAACTGGACCCGGGTTCCACGCTTTCACCGGTGCCCGAGGAACTCTCCCGCGACATCACCACAGTGGTAGGCAACTTGGTGGACAACGCGTTCGACGCCGTCTCTGGACTCGCCGGGGCCTCGGTCAGCGTGCTGGTGGTTGACTCGCCGGACGGCGTCACTGTCACCGTGCGGGACAACGGCCCGGGGGTACCCTCCGATGCCGCGGAGGACATTTTCCGGCAGGGCTTTTCCACCAAGGACCCGGGCCCAGGTGATGCGCGGGGCTTTGGCCTGGCGCTCTCGCGGGTCATTTGCCGCCGCAGCGGTGGAGATCTGACAGTGGCAAACAACAACGGTGCAGTCTTCACCGCCCGGTTCACCAAGCAGGACTCACACGCAAGGAAAGAGGCATCGCAGCCGTGA
- a CDS encoding response regulator, giving the protein MIKVLIVDDDFMVAKVHAGFIQRTPHFEVVGVAHTGARAVMETERLQPDLVLLDIHLPDISGLDLMHQLRDVAPDLDVLVISAAREVETVRKALRGGIVHYLIKPFSQADLQERLEHYLSAYQGLDASKNQAEQADVNRVFGVSVSERSLPKGCSVETLELVESALKSAPGDLSAAEVAEILGTSRVSARRYLEYLHDEGALDVRLKYGVGRPERRYVLKGR; this is encoded by the coding sequence GTGATCAAGGTCCTGATTGTTGATGACGACTTCATGGTGGCCAAGGTGCACGCCGGGTTCATCCAGAGGACACCCCACTTCGAAGTAGTGGGAGTGGCCCACACCGGAGCCCGCGCCGTGATGGAAACAGAACGCCTCCAGCCGGACCTTGTGCTGTTGGATATCCACCTTCCGGACATCAGCGGCCTGGACCTCATGCACCAGCTCCGGGACGTAGCCCCGGACCTGGACGTGCTGGTGATCAGCGCCGCCCGGGAAGTGGAAACAGTGCGCAAAGCCCTCCGTGGAGGGATAGTGCATTACCTGATCAAGCCGTTCTCCCAAGCGGACCTGCAGGAAAGGCTGGAGCACTACCTCAGCGCCTACCAAGGACTGGATGCCTCCAAGAACCAGGCAGAACAGGCGGACGTCAACCGCGTCTTCGGCGTCAGCGTCTCGGAGAGGTCACTGCCCAAGGGCTGCAGTGTGGAAACGCTGGAACTGGTTGAGTCCGCGCTCAAGTCCGCGCCCGGAGACCTTTCCGCGGCCGAGGTCGCAGAGATCCTGGGGACATCGCGGGTCAGCGCGCGCCGCTACCTGGAGTACCTCCACGACGAAGGTGCGCTGGACGTCAGACTCAAGTACGGCGTCGGGCGTCCTGAAAGGCGTTATGTGCTGAAGGGGCGGTGA